AACTCCGACGTCATCATGGTGCTCGACCCCGGCAGGATAATCGAGCGCGGCACGCACAATGACCTTCTCGCGCAGAAGGGCACGTATTACCAGCTTTACACCGGCGCGTTCGAGCTTGAATAAGCCCGCGGGCCAACGGCGTTTACATTTTGGGAAGTGAAACTATGAAAAACATACGCAACGTCGCGATAATCGCGCACGTCGACCACGGCAAGACCACGCTCGTTGACGAAATGCTCAAGCAGAGCGGCGTCTTCCGCGAGAACCAGTCGGTCAAGGAGCGCGTCATGGACTCCGGCGACCTCGAGCGCGAGCGCGGGATAACCATTCTCGCGAAGAACACCGCCGTAACCTACGGCGGCGTGAAGATCAATATCGTCGACACCCCCGGCCACGCCGATTTCGGAGGCGAGGTCGAGCGCATACTGAAAATGGTCAACGGAGTCATCCTGCTCGTCGACGCCGCCGAAGGTCCGATGCCGCAGACCCGCTTCGTACTTCAGCGCGCGCTGGAGCTTGGGCACCGCGTAATTGTGGTCGTCAACAAGATCGACCGACCCGACCAGCGCATACACGAGGTCGTCGACGAGATACTCGAGCTGCTCATCGACCTCAACGCCACCGACGACCAGCTCGACAGCCCGATGCTCTTCTGCTCGGCGCGGCAGGGCACGGCGTCCTTCTCGCCGGAGGCGCCCGGCACGGATCTCAAGCCGCTTTTCGACACGATACTCGAATACATACCCGCGCCCGAAGACAACGACGAAGGGCCATTCCAGATGCTCGTTTCCTCCGTCGACTACAACGAATACGTCGGCCGCATCGCGATCGGCAGGATCGAGCGCGGCGTGATTAAGCAGAATCAGGACATCGTCGTCTGCAACTACCACGAGGAGCGCAGCCAGAAGCGCGTGAAGGTCTCCAACATCTTCGAGTTCGACGGGCTGAGCAGAGTTCCGGTCACGGATTCCTCCTCCGGAAACATAATCGCGATAAGCGGCATCGGCGACATCACGATAGGCGACACCATCTGCGCGCCGGAAACGCCGGAGGCGCTCCCCTTCGTGAAGATCTCCGCGCCGACGATGGAGATGACCTTCTCGGTCAACGACAGCCCCTACGCGGGACGCGACGGCAAGTACGTCACCACCCGCAACATACGCGACCGCCTCATGCGCGAAACGCTCAAGGACGTTTCGCTCAAGGTCAGCGAGGTGCCGAACAGCGACAGCTTCAACGTGGCCGGACGCGGCGAGATGCACCTGAGCATACTCATCGAGACGATGCGCCGCGAGGGCTACGAATTCCAGGTCAGCCCCCCGCGAATCCTCAACCGCGAGATCGACGGCGTGCTCTGCGAGCCGGTCGAGCGCGTCGCAATAGACGTTCCCGCCGACGCGGTCGGCTCCGTCATCGAGAAGCTCGGCGGCCGCAAGGGCGAGCTGCTTGAAATGAACCCCGTCGGCAGCCGCATGAAGCTCGAGTTCTTCGTCCCGTCGCGCGGACTTTTCGGCTACCGCAACGAGTTCCTCACAGACACGAAGGGCGAGGGCATCATGAGCTCCGTTTTCGAACGCTACGAGCCCTTCAAGGGCGAGATAAAGCGCCGCAACACCGGCTCGCTTATCGCCTTCGAGACCGGCGACGCGGTCGCCTACGGCATCTGGTGCGTGCAGGACCGCGGGCAGATGTTCATCGCGCCCGGCACGCCCGTCTACGGCGGCATGATAGTCGGCGAATGCGCGAAGACGGAGGATATCACCGTCAACGTCTGCAAGACGAAGCACCTGACCAACACCCGCGCCGCCGGAAGCGACGAGGCGCTCCGCCTCGTTCCTCCGCGCATCATGTCGCTTGAGCAGTGCCTCGAGTTCCTCGCGGACGACGAGCTGCTGGAGGTAACGCCCCACAGCTTACGCCTGCGCAAGAGCATCCTCGACCACCAGAACAGGATGAAGGCGCTGAAAAAGAAAGCTTGACCTTATGCTTGAAATGAGAACCGCACGCGCGGAGGATATCGACCGCATTATGCAGGTCTACGCCGCCGCGCAGGAGTATATGATCGCCTCCGGCAACCCGACGCAGTGGCGCCGCACGAATCCGGCGCGTGAGCTTATCGAAGACGACGTCGCCGCCGGCCGCTGCCGCGTGCTGACGGAGGGCGGCGAGATTCACGCCGTCGCCGCGATATGCGCGGGCGAAGACCCCGCCTATCCCGGCATCGTCGGAAAGTGGCTCAACGACGAGCCGTATATCGCGATCCACCGCATCGCGAGCGACGGAAAGGTGCGCGGCGTTTTCCGCTTCGTCGCCGACGAGTGCAAGCGGATCAGCGGCAACGTCCGCGTGGATACGCACGAAAACAACCGCAAGATGCGGGAGAATATCGCCGCCTGCGGCTTCGTGCACTGCGGCACCGTCTTCATGGCGGACGGCTCCCCGCGTCTCGCGTTCCACTGGAGCAGAGAATACGAAAAGGAGCAAGCGAAATGAAAACCGCAATCGTCTACTTCTCCCTTAACGGCAACACCGAGTTTGTCGCAAGCGAGATCGCCGGAAAGCTCGGCGCGGACGCGATAAAGCTCATACCGAAAAAGGCGTTCCCCGACAGCGGCTTCAAAAAGTTCCTCTGGGGCGGCAAAAGCGCCGTCATGAAGGAAAAACCCGAGCTCGAGCCGTATGAGTTCGACGCGAGAAAGTACGACCGCGTGATCTTCGGCACTCCCGTCTGGGCGAGCCGCTTCACGCCGCCGATACGCACCTTCGTCGCCGACAACGCCGACGCGCTGAAGGGTAAGCGCTTCGCCGCATTCACCTGCTTCTCCGGCGGCGGCGCGGACAAGGCGCTCGCGCGGCTGAAGGAGCTGCTCGGCGCCGACCTCGACGCGGAGCTTATCCTCGTCGACCCGAAGGACAAGCCCTCCGACGGAAACGCCGCGAAGATCGCGACGTTCTGCGAAAAGCTGGGCGAGTAAAAAAGCGGAGCGTTATGCTCCGCTTTTTATTATGCCTGTTGCGTTTTTCCTTCGCGCGCAGGCGCCGCTATTCCTCGGGCGACCAGGACGGCTGAAGCTCGTCTATCTGCAGGAAGCCGTCCGCCTTCGCGGCGATCTGGTACTTATCCTCATATACTATCTCGCCGGGCGTGTTCGTATAGACGAGGAAGTACGGATGCTCGTACCTTTCGAGCAGCCACAGCGCGGGACGTATCATTTTCATCATCTCGGCCGAGTTCTCCGTCTTGAACCAGCATACGACCGGCTCGCGGTTTTTGCACTGGGGAGGCCACGGGAGATTCTCCGCGAACCAGGCGTCGATCTCTTTGAAAAGGTCGGCGTCCTCCGCCTCCATAACGTCGTTCTGAACAAGCTGCCAGCACATACTGAACACGCCCTTGGCGTGCATGGTGTTCCTCGCCAGCTCCTTGCCCTGAATGCGCACGTATTTGAAGTTGAGATTGCTCATCGGTTTCCGCTTCCCCCGTATCAGCCGGCTATAAACGCCTCGATCTTCGCGATCTGCCCGTCGGTAAGGCCGCCGCGGCGGAGGTAGTTCTCGCCGCCCTTTTTAAGGTCGAGCGTGTTGATATCCGTTCCCTTCTCCGCTTCGCACATGCAGTAGAGGAAGTCGTCGACGTTGCCCTTGACCGCCTCGTATTTATCGGGCATTCCCTCTTTGGTTATGCCGTAGTAATTATAATAGGTAATCATATAGTCGTCGACTATCTCCTGCGCGGACGCGCCGGCGAGCGCGAGCAGCAGCGCGCAGACGAAGCCGGTCCTGTCCTTGCCCTCGACGCAGTGGATGAGCACGCGGCCGCCGTTTTCGGCCATTTTGACGAAGGCGTCCGAAACGGCCTGCGCGAACCCGTCCGCGCGGTAGTTGGCGTTCAGCGCCATCAGCAGGACTTTGCCCTCTTTATAGAGCGAATCGTAGTATTCGGAGACGAAGTCCTCCTTCTCGGTATGCTCCTTATACTTCGTTTCGTTATCCGAGAGGTTTAGCACGAATCTGACGCCGTATTCCTCGGCGAATCTGTTCGCGTACGCCGCGCGGTTGTGCTGGTTGTCGCAGGGCGACGCGGAGCGGTAGAAGCCGCCCTTCTTCAGATTGCCGCCGACGACCTCGCGGAAGTTGGCAAACATAATATCTGAGTCGAACTCCTCGCGCAGATCGGAATAGTCCAGCGCGTAGAGCTCCTGAACCGCCTTGTATTTGCCCTGCTCCCTCAGCGTGACTGTGACCTTGGAGGATTCCGTCATTTCGAACTCCTCCCAGGTGGACGCGCCGTAGTTGCGCGCGATGACGACGTGGGGGTAGCCGGGATAGCCGCAGGCGAGCATTTCGCCCACCGGCACGTAGTAGCCGGAGTAATACGGGACGTCTTCGTAGCTCTTGCCGTTATCGAAGGCAATGTCGACGCTGTCGCCGAAGGCGAAGCCGAGCGCGTTGAATCCGTCGATCGTAAGGTCTATATAGACGTTGCCGAATTCCTCGTCTCTGACGACTCCTATCTCGCCGGTAGTCACCTTGTCGGCTTCCTTGCCGCAGCCGCCGAGCGACAGCGCGGAAAGCAGCAGCGCCGCCGTAATCAAGACCGATACTATCCTGTTTGTTTTGCAGTGCAAAATGATTCCCCCTTGCGTATTTTCGGAAACAGCGGAGCGACGCTCCGCTGTTTCCGTTTCTATTATTTATCCGAGATGCGTTTGGCGTCGTCCTCTTCCTCGTAGTTGCGGCGGCGGTCGCCGAACTGCTTGTAATAGTTGCCCTTGTTCTGATACATCGCCTCGTCGGCGCGCTTGAAGACCTCCTTGAACGCGGCGTCTTCGCCCGGGCGGTAGACCGCGCCGCCTCCGGAGAAGGAAAGCGTCATAGCGTAGCGTTTCTCTCCACTGTTGAACGCGGCAACGAGTTCTTCAAGCTGAGCGAGCTTTTCGTTCAGCTCCTTCTCGGTGGTTGCGCCGAGGATGACTATGAATTCGTCGCCGCCGATGCGGAACAGCTGCTCGTCGCCGAACACGCGGCGGATCATCTCCGCTGCGTCGATTATGATGCGGTCGCCGCATTCGTGGCCGTAGTTGTCGTTCGTGGTCTTCAGACCGTTGACGTCGAAGACGGCTATCGCGAAGGAGGCGGTGCCGTTGTTTATCCTGCTGTTGAGCTCCTTGACGTAGTCGAGGTACGCCGTCTTGTTCGCGACGCCGGTCATGGAGTCGGTGTACGCCTGCTCGTGCGCGTACTGCATATACGCCTGAAGCTTGCCGCGCATGGCGTGGATCTTGCCGCTGAGCTCGCCGATGGTATCGCCGGATTCGTTCTCCTCCGGCGCCGCGTCCGAGTAGCCGGGGCGCACGCGGATCTCGTTCGAGAGCTTCTCGACGTCGCCGGAGAGCGTCTGCATTTCGGAATTGAGCTCGCGGATGCGGCTGCGGAGCTGACCGGTCAGAAGCAGCATTATCACGGCGCCGACGACCAGCGAAAGCGCGCTGCCGATAACGACGAACTTCGTATGCGCGGCGATCTGCTCATCGAACCAGTCGGCGACGAAGTCGACGCCGACGAGGCCGACGACCTTGCCGGAGAAGTTCTTGATCGGGCTCCACGCGGTGTAAAAGCTGCCCCACTCATCCTGATACTTCTCGGCGTCGACCGCGGAAACGCCGGTATTCCACGCGGCAGCCTGCGAATCGGTGTCTACAACGGAATCGCCGTAGAGTCCCGGTTTCACGGGGTCGGGGTCGACGACGAATATGAAGTGGTCGCCCTGTTTCTTGACGGTGTAAATATACTTGATGTCGCTGTCCTTCTGCGCGCGCAGGACGTTCGTCAGGTCGGAGTATATCCCGTCGTACTCCGGCGTGCCGGCGTTGTTGCCGTCTATGGCCGCGAAGGCGTCGCCGTCGAGCGAAGCCGCGACGGTATCGGCGACGGAGAGCATGTTCCTGCGGATCATTTCCTTCATCGCCTTGCCGGACTGCGACATGAGCAGCAGACCGAGCGTGACGTTGACCGCCAACAGCAACGCGCAGACGATTATTACGTACTGAGTTGTAAGATTCAGCTTGCGTTTTCTTTTTGCCATATATCCTTTTCCCCTTCGGATGGCGGACGGAACAAATGCCGCATTGGAGTCAATGATGACACATCCGCGCTAAAAAATCCATATATTTTTTCGGAGCAACCCGTTTTAAATCAATTAAACTCCTTAATCAATGCTTGGCAGTCATCTCGAGTTCTATATTGAAAAAACCGCCCTGAAGTCTGCCGGGAAGGCGCCTGCCGTCCGGAACGGTTATCTCCGTGCCGTCGGCAAAGACGAAGGAAAGCGTCTTTTTCGCGCCGTATTTGTAATCGCTCTCCGGCAGGTCAGCCCAGGCGAGCATACCGCAGCGCTCAATATTCCCGCGGATCGCGGCGACGGTTTCGGCGTCTACCGGCTTCTCGCTCTCGTAGACCGTCGGATCGTCGTAGCGCGAGGTCTTCGCGTTCGTCCCCGCGCCAGCGGGGTCGATCGTCAGCGTTGCGCGGGTAAAGCCGCCGTTATCGCGCTCTTCCGCGAAGCGTATCGCCGTCAGCGCGGAAAGGTCGGGAAGCGCCTCGCGTTCGCCCTTCAGCGCGGCGCGGAACGCGTCGGCGATCGCGACGCCCGCTTCGTAGGCGATCACGGGGCTCTGGTTGTCGGAAACGCTTATCCGTTCGCCCGAGGCGTAACCGATATCCACGCTGCCGCCGAAGTTCTCGGGCAGGCCGTGTGTCTGCGAATGATAGCCGTTGTTTTTCGCAAGGCTGTGCTCACGCGCGAGGGCGGTCAGCTTCGGCATGATATTTTCCTTCAGCAGCGCCCACTCGCAGTGCGGCTCGTCGTAATCGGAATACTCGCGCGTTTCGAGGAAGACGAAGCTGCCGTCCCCGACCGGCGCGGCGAAGGCGGAAACGCAGTCCAGCCGGTCGGCGCCGTCGACGGCGAGAGTCCTGAACGCGCTCGTCACGTCGAAAAAAGTCATATCGCCGGAGGTTATCTCCTTCGGCGCCTTCGTGTCGATGTAGGCGTCGGTACCCCCGCAGACACAGGGAGGCGTCTTTTTTATTATTACTATGCCGTCGTCGACGTCTTCATCGCGCTTTTTCTTCCTGAATATCGACATATTACCCCTCCTCGTTCAGCGTTTTATAAAGCCAGCCGCGCAGTTCGCTGAAGCCGTTCGGAAAGTTCTGCGAGCCGTCGGCGTGTACGCGTTCGCCGTCCATGACCGCCTCGAGGCGGAACATTTCGCCGTCCAGCACGCCGCGCGGGTGCTTGCCGCTGAAGCCGTTCCAGGAAGGCACGCCGCAGTCGTTCAGCATATCCAGCGCCTCTTCGATCGAGCAGGTCACACGTTTCTCGAGACGTCGCTCCATCCCATCCGGCGCACAGTAACGGCAGGTATACATCGATATTTCCGCTTCCGCGCCGAGGTTTTTTATTTCGTATTCGACCTGCGCGCGCATGCCGCTTATCGAAAGCGTCAGCGTTTCGAACGAGGCCGCCTTTTTCTTTTTGAACATAGCGTTTTATTCCTTCCGCTCCTGCGCCTGCGGTTTGGCGGGCTCCGAAAGGAAGACCGCGGGCGAATACAGATAGCCCTGATAGCAGTCGCAGCCGATTTCGTGCAGTTCTTCGCGCTGTTCCTTCGTTTCCACGAATTCGGCGAGCACCGTCAGGTGCAAGCTCGCGGCGAGCTGCGTTATGGAGAGGATTATTTCTCTGCAGTTCTGGTGCTCGGATAGCCCCTTGACAAGCGAGCCGTCGAGTTTGATGAAGTTGAAGATGTTATCCTTCAGATAGTTAATGGACGTCTGGCCCATCGAGAAGTCGTCAATGGCGAGAGACAGACCGAGCTCGCGGAACGCGCGCAGCGTCTTTATGGTCTCCTCATCAAAGGCGAGCGCCGCCTGTTCGGTAACTTCGATGCAGATATTCTTGCCCTCAAAGGGATCCTTCGCGTTCAGTTTCTGCATGAACTGCAGGTAACGCGGAGTGACGACCGTGGTTCCGGTGACGTTGAGGGATATCTTGATATCCTTTCCGAAGCGTTCGAGCAGCTTCGGGCGATCCTCCAGCGCGCGCATCACGACCGCTTCTTCAAGATCCGGCAGGAAGCCGCCCTCCTGCGCGAGCTTTATGACCACCGGCGGATAGAGAGTACCGTAATTCGGGTGATTGAGACGCAGCAACGCCTCCACGCCGATGCAGTGTCCGTCGTAGTGATACTGCGGCTGATACGCGAGGACGGCGCCGTTCCGCAGACCGTGCTTTATCTCGACGCAGAGCGCTCTGGCGAACTCGCCGTTGACGCTCTTCTGCTCTATGAGGTTTACGTTCGCGAGCGACTGCTCGTTCAGGCGGAAATAGTTGATGAATGAGTCGTATTCTCTCTTGTATTTATCCGCGTCGCGCTTGTCGAGCATACGGACGAAGGGAACGTATATAAGCACGCCGAGCACGACGTTCGCCACCTGCAGCAGACTGCCGGCGACCGAGCCGGTCGCGTGGAAGCCGCCGAGCAGTATCGGAGTCGTCCATTCGACGCTGCCGGTTATCATCGGCACGAGCCCCGTCGCTATCGCGAGATAAGCCGTTGAGTAGCAGACCAGCGGAACGGTGATGAACGGTATAAGCATAATGGGGTTAAAGACTACCGGCAGGCCGAAAACCATCAGCTCGTTGATATTGAAAAGCATCGGGAACGCCGCCGAGAATCCGAGTCCGCGGCGCGCCCTGTTTTTTGAAAAGAGCAGTATCGCTATAAGAAGGCATATCGCGGAACCGCATCCTCCCATAAGCACGAAGCAGTCGAAAAACTGCTTCGTCAGTATCTCGTTCGGCGCGTTCCCCGCCGCGACCGCGGCCTGATTCGCCGCGAGGCCGGGCGCGAAGTACCGCTGCATAACGCCCTCCAGCGTATCGCTGCCGTGGATGCCGAAAAACCACAGCACCGAGGAGAGCATTACGAAGAAGAAACCCTTGAAGAAGCCGGTCGTTCCGACCGAGAACAGCTTGTTGAACGCCTCCGCGAGCAGCTCGCGGAAGGAATGAACGCTGAAAATGTTGACTATCGCCGTGTTGAATATCGCGAAGACCACCGCTGTCAGCGTTATCGGGAAAAGATATGAAAGCATCAGGTTGAACTCGTGATCCGCGCCCGTCGAGTAGAAGCGTCTGCGGCGTCCGTGAAGCAGGCGGTAAAACCGCGCGTACAGCGCGGCGGCGCCGATTCCCGTGAGTATCGCGAGGAATATCGCCTGCGGGCCGAGCCCGTTCGTTACGAAGGCGATGTTGAACTTATCGTTCGTTCCCGCTTCCGTAATCTCACGGAAGGTGCCGGCGAGTATCGTAAAGGACAGCATCGACGAGAGCATCGCGCCGATGGCGGGCGTATCCTCGTTAAGCTTCTCAGCGTTTTTCACGCGCATATACGAGCGGCTTATTGATACCGTCATGTAAAGACTCAGGATGCCGAAGGTCGCGTTGTAGATGAAGTCGAGGAACTGCAGCAGGAGTCCTCCCGCGAAACCGTTGACGAACTTCTGATACGCTTCGACCGGGAAAGTCTTCAGAATCAACGCGAACGCGCCGATGATGAGCACCGGCGTTATGCTGAGCAGTCCGCCGCGTATCGCGCGGACAAGGGTAAACCCTTCAGCTCTTTCCATAAGGTTTCTTATCGCGCCCGTTTTGCGCATGGTATCACTCATATCTTTTCATCCCTTTTATTTAGGAACATGTATACGCGCCTGCTGGGCTTTGTTTACAAAAATGCATTTTATATGATAGCGCAAAACGGCGTAATTGTCAAGAAATCTTTATATATAAGTTGATATAAGTTGGGGGTTTTATCCGCCGCGGCGGCCTGCTTAAATACGCGCTTTTTCAGTACACGCTGAATACTGTCAACTTGACACTCGCGCGTTATAACATATTCTGTTATTACACTTCCGTATTGTCCCGCCGTACCGGCATGGATAAAAGCTCTCAAGCTTTTATAACAAAAGCGCACGGCGCCCTTTGTTCCCCAAAGGGCGCCGTGCGCTGTATGAAAGACGTCGCTTTTATAAAATGCTTCTTCCGAAACTATATGCTTCCGCAAGCTCCGCTTCCTTGATTGCCGCCTCACCCGAAGCTGAAATACCGCCGCAGAAAAGAGAATCGACAAGCGTCGCTTTCTCAAAGCAATCCACCCAGCCACGCAGGCCGGACACGGCTTTTTCGGGCGTGGTCTCTTCATCCTCCGCCGCGGTCGTCAGCATATAGACGTTACGAAACAGGTAATCCGAAGAATAGAGCGGGTTCATGCGGTCAAGGAGCGTTTTCATCTGCCCGCTCATCTCATAGTAATAGACCGGCGTGGCAAAAACGAGAGTGTCCGCGTTTTTGACCTTTTCGGCGATGGCGACGGCATCATCTTTCAGCACACATTTTTGTGTCTTCTGACAGGCGAGACAACCGATGCAGAACCCGATCTCCTTCCCCTTGAGCCCGATATGCTCCACCTCGTGGCCCGCGTCTTTCGCTCCGGCAATGAGACGTTCGGCAAGTATATCCGAATTGCTCCTTGCTCTTAAACTCGTCGTGATAACAAGCACCTTGCTCATTTTATCATCCTCCGTATGAAATCGTTATCGTAACGTCGCCGCCGCCCAGCAGATCGGTCATTTCGGCGGCGTTCTTATTCGTGATCCTGCCGAGCCGTGTGTACGCCCACGAATTCGAGCCGTAAAATACGACGATACTGTTCCCGTCGTACAGCACAATGTCTCCTGCTTCCGTAGTTGTCTGCTCATCATTTCTCGGTAAACCTGCACCCAGTGAACCGACCTGCTCAAAACCGCCGTACATGGACATATCGATTATGATCGGTTTTGCTTTAGCAAGATCAATAAGCGCACCTACCGACTCGTTATCTTCCCATTCAACGGAAACCTCGGTATTGCCGATATGCAGACGCAGTGTTTTTTCCACAGCGGTTTCTCCCATATCATTTATCCATTTTTGCAGCTCTGTTTCCGCGGCGCTGCCGGAAAAACGCTTCCCCTGCAGCCACGTTCCGCTTCCCGCCTGTTCGGCAAGGGCATCGTCGCTCTGTCCGATATCGCTGGAGCCGGAAGTGCAGAACGGAATAACCGTGATTCCGGTAAAGTCATGACTCTCCGCAAAGGTGCTGAGAATCCGAGGGGCCTGTCCCCACCATATCGGGTATCCGAGATAAACCGTCGTATAGCCGTCAAGCGATATTTCTTCCGCTATCTCGGGCCGTGCATTCGGGTCATTCTGCTCCTTTGACGTCCGGCTGCCGGAGTCATTGTAGTTCAGATCCTCCGCGGAATACGGCAGCGCCGGGATTATTTCCATGATATCGGCGCCGGTCAGAGCGGCGATTTTGTCAGCCACACCTTTGGTGGTTCCCGTAGCGGAAAAGACGACGACTGCAATTTTCGCGTTCTTTCCCTGCGGAAGATCGGTCTGCCCCGTTTCCGCCGTCGGCTCTGTCGACTGATCAGGCGAGTTCGGGCGAGTGCCGCTGTCGTTTACGGCATCCGAATCGGGAGCCGTGTTTGACGCTGTTTGCACACTTCCGCAGGCGGCAAGACTGATAAGCAATACGATACCGGCAAACAGCGCAATCAACTTGTTTAATCTCATACGCATTACCTCATTTCAAATACTCTTTAAAGAAGCTCTGTATCCTGTCGAACGGAATAGCGTCTTTGCCTCCGCCGTCATAGAGGTCGGTATGAACGGCGCCGGGAATGATCATCAATTCTTTGTTATCCGTATACCTGCCGTCTTTCGTCATATCGGCGTAGGCGTCGCGGCTGAAATAGCAGGAATGAGCGCCCTCACCGTGAATCAGAAGGACGGCGCTGCGGATCTCGTTGCTGTACCGAAGGATCGGCTGATTGATGAAGGACTCGCAGCCGATGACGTTCCAGCCGCCGTTTGAGTTGAGCGAACGCGGATGATATCCGCGCGGTGTTTTGTAGTAATCATAGTAGTCTTTCACAAAGAACGGCGCGTCGTCGGGTAGTGGATCGACCACACCGCCGCCGAGCTTGTATTCGCCGCTTTTCAGGTCTTCAAGCCGCTGCGCGCACATCGCCTCTTTTTTCCGATAACGCGCTTCTTCGCTGTCTTCGCCGTCGAAGTATCCCCTTGCGTTGACTCTCGTCATATCGTACATAGTGGAAGCAACCGTGGCCTTGATGCGGGTATCCAGCGCGGCGGCGTTGATTGCCATACCGCCCCAGCCGCAGATGCCGATGATTCCGATGCGGTCCGGGTCCGCTTTTTCGTGAAGGGAAAGAAAGTCCACGGCCGCCATGAAGTCTTCGGTGTTGATGTCGGGAGACGCCATATAGCGTACGTTTCCGCCGCTCTCGCCGGTGAAGGAGGGATCGAAAGCGATCGTCAGAAATCCGCGCTCCGCCATTTTCTGTGCGTACAGACCGGAACACTGCTCCTTGACTGCGCCGAAGGGCCCGGATACCGCAATAGCCGGGAGCTTGCGCTCCGCATCCTTCGGGACGTACATATCGGCTGCCAGCGTGATGCCGTAGCGATTTACGAAGGCGACCTTGCGGTGATCGACCTTTTCGCTTTTCGGGAACGTCTTGTCCCACTCCTGTGTAAGTTTGAGTTCTTCAGTTATGATCATTTCCAAAAATCCTCCCGTAAATTTAAGTTGTATTTTCTTCCGTTCCGTGATACAATTATATTGTAATATCTAAACTTGACTTTAGGTCAAGAGTTAATTTACAAATTCAGGAGAAATTTTTATGTACACGATAGGACAAATTTCGGAGATGTTCGGTCTCCCCGTTTCAACACTGCGCTATTATGACAAAGAAGGGCTCTTCCCGTCGATGCGGAGGCGGTCCGGCATCCGGCAATTCGGAGAAGCGGAGGTAGAAGCGCTTCGGGTCATCGCGTGTTTGAAGGCCACCGGTCTCGAGATAAAGGATATCAAGAAGTTTATGGAGTGGTGCGTGGAGGGACCGTCCACCTATGAGCAGAGAAAGGAACTGTTCGAGGCGCGGAAAACCGCCGTGGAGGCAGAAATGGCGCAGCTTCAAAAAACGCTGGATATGCTGAATTTCAAATGCTGGTATTATGAAACGGCGATCAAAGACGGCTCGGAAGACAAGCTGAACGACATGATCCCAGACGACCTGCCGCTTGACATCAAGAAATTGTACGACAATACGCACTCATAACTCACCGGGCGCCGAAGCCCTCGCGTGTCAGCGTTCGGCCGGTTCTCTTCTCGCTTGCGCAACGCTCCGCCGGAGCGTTGCTCCTGATTCGCCGTCGGCGAATCAGAGCTCGTTTCGAATCCTCCGTATTTCAACTAAAAGCGCACGGCGCCCAAATTGGCTGCGAAACCTCCACACCGCGTGTCAGCGTT
The genomic region above belongs to Clostridia bacterium and contains:
- a CDS encoding PTS sugar transporter subunit IIC/EAL domain-containing protein, with the translated sequence MSDTMRKTGAIRNLMERAEGFTLVRAIRGGLLSITPVLIIGAFALILKTFPVEAYQKFVNGFAGGLLLQFLDFIYNATFGILSLYMTVSISRSYMRVKNAEKLNEDTPAIGAMLSSMLSFTILAGTFREITEAGTNDKFNIAFVTNGLGPQAIFLAILTGIGAAALYARFYRLLHGRRRRFYSTGADHEFNLMLSYLFPITLTAVVFAIFNTAIVNIFSVHSFRELLAEAFNKLFSVGTTGFFKGFFFVMLSSVLWFFGIHGSDTLEGVMQRYFAPGLAANQAAVAAGNAPNEILTKQFFDCFVLMGGCGSAICLLIAILLFSKNRARRGLGFSAAFPMLFNINELMVFGLPVVFNPIMLIPFITVPLVCYSTAYLAIATGLVPMITGSVEWTTPILLGGFHATGSVAGSLLQVANVVLGVLIYVPFVRMLDKRDADKYKREYDSFINYFRLNEQSLANVNLIEQKSVNGEFARALCVEIKHGLRNGAVLAYQPQYHYDGHCIGVEALLRLNHPNYGTLYPPVVIKLAQEGGFLPDLEEAVVMRALEDRPKLLERFGKDIKISLNVTGTTVVTPRYLQFMQKLNAKDPFEGKNICIEVTEQAALAFDEETIKTLRAFRELGLSLAIDDFSMGQTSINYLKDNIFNFIKLDGSLVKGLSEHQNCREIILSITQLAASLHLTVLAEFVETKEQREELHEIGCDCYQGYLYSPAVFLSEPAKPQAQERKE
- a CDS encoding alpha/beta hydrolase, which encodes MIITEELKLTQEWDKTFPKSEKVDHRKVAFVNRYGITLAADMYVPKDAERKLPAIAVSGPFGAVKEQCSGLYAQKMAERGFLTIAFDPSFTGESGGNVRYMASPDINTEDFMAAVDFLSLHEKADPDRIGIIGICGWGGMAINAAALDTRIKATVASTMYDMTRVNARGYFDGEDSEEARYRKKEAMCAQRLEDLKSGEYKLGGGVVDPLPDDAPFFVKDYYDYYKTPRGYHPRSLNSNGGWNVIGCESFINQPILRYSNEIRSAVLLIHGEGAHSCYFSRDAYADMTKDGRYTDNKELMIIPGAVHTDLYDGGGKDAIPFDRIQSFFKEYLK
- a CDS encoding flavodoxin family protein translates to MSKVLVITTSLRARSNSDILAERLIAGAKDAGHEVEHIGLKGKEIGFCIGCLACQKTQKCVLKDDAVAIAEKVKNADTLVFATPVYYYEMSGQMKTLLDRMNPLYSSDYLFRNVYMLTTAAEDEETTPEKAVSGLRGWVDCFEKATLVDSLFCGGISASGEAAIKEAELAEAYSFGRSIL
- a CDS encoding MerR family transcriptional regulator, which encodes MYTIGQISEMFGLPVSTLRYYDKEGLFPSMRRRSGIRQFGEAEVEALRVIACLKATGLEIKDIKKFMEWCVEGPSTYEQRKELFEARKTAVEAEMAQLQKTLDMLNFKCWYYETAIKDGSEDKLNDMIPDDLPLDIKKLYDNTHS